A window of the Zeugodacus cucurbitae isolate PBARC_wt_2022May chromosome 4, idZeuCucr1.2, whole genome shotgun sequence genome harbors these coding sequences:
- the LOC105211118 gene encoding uncharacterized protein LOC105211118: protein MEYAIEGGDRDAVTSLEGEEEDDNEREFRVLLNDNESLMRRLEEFKRACDEHEKHARKRCKRRYYNLGLMARIVMETTDDELRSLLKNGARTFLIDTVTSKRNEFEQLLIRSKTIIDKFQEEEPRIRIPIGIALQFQGDCCRIGRLRNNCSVLLHRGDVMTLTLDGAYRYSSFREIAFVLNLKYYFKSLKLDDILLLGNEVKGKIVKKLKNNIALVIEDAGIINSYEYIELPNQCYSLSNETFPDLLMNDLQLAAQSKADFIVLPRIRCKPFLRTLRNSLKDVHDFKLIGTIDLEFVSSKMLDLMGIVKLLDYVWIQDMFCASTSLQNHIFNDLIPLAKCLKKPIIGTIPLERCSDFKRFENHDFLWRIDTMFIQKSSWCNKYPLIVKKLLPLKDFHKAVVENSMALKNILSSYQSIVNFIIRTISSVECQAIVMHSKCETAAVALGRVEIYCPVLMMLPLENMEEKEFECKLKLAKALNLRRNLRGILYTQEMNEGNLSPIEYGIEYGRVSGLLETGDFVITLEVCKEDEDDVQYGVNEDVVILRAFYLPPMPIGEKFKYS from the coding sequence ATGGAATACGCCATTGAAGGCGGTGATCGCGATGCTGTCACGTCTTTAGAGGGTGAGGAAGAAGATGACAACGAACGAGAGTTTCGGGTGCTCTTGAACGATAATGAAAGTCTAATGAGGCGTTTGGAAGAGTTCAAACGCGCATGTGATGAGCACGAGAAGCATGCACGCAAGCGTTGCAAGCGTCGATACTACAATCTCGGACTGATGGCGCGCATCGTTATGGAAACCACAGACGATGAGCTCAGGAGTCTGCTGAAGAACGGTGCACGCACTTTTCTCATTGACACAGTCACTAGTAAACGCAATGAGTTTGAGCAGCTGTTAATTCGCTCGAAAACTATAATTGATAAATTCCAAGAGGAGGAACCCAGAATTCGCATACCCATTGGGATAGCATTACAATTTCAGGGCGATTGCTGCCGCATTGGGCGTTTACGTAACAATTGTTCAGTGCTGCTACATCGGGGTGACGTTATGACGCTAACACTCGATGGAGCCTACCGTTATTCCAGCTTTCGAGAGATTGCCTTTgtcttgaatttaaaatattattttaaatcattGAAACTTGATGACATCTTGCTGCTCGGGAATGAGGTGAAGGGTAAGATTgtgaaaaaacttaaaaataatatagcaTTGGTGATTGAGGATGCTGGTATAATTAATTCGTATGAATATATCGAGCTACCAAATCAATGTTACTCGTTGTCCAACGAAACCTTCCCCGATCTATTAATGAACGACCTGCAGCTGGCAGCGCAATCCAAAGCCGATTTCATCGTATTGCCACGCATCCGCTGCAAGCCATTCCTTCGTACGTTGCGTAACAGTTTAAAAGACGTACatgatttcaaattaattgGCACAATCGACCTCGAATTTGTCAGTTCGAAAATGCTCGATTTGATGGGAATCGTTAAATTACTGGACTATGTTTGGATACAGGACATGTTTTGCGCCAGCACTTCCCTGCAAAATCACATATTCAACGATTTAATACCTTTGgcgaaatgtttgaaaaagcCCATTATAGGCACAATACCCTTGGAGCGTTGCAGTGACTTCAAGCGTTTTGAAAATCATGATTTTCTGTGGCGCATCGACACGATGTTTATACAAAAGAGTAGTTGGTGCAACAAATACCCACTGATTGTGAAAAAGTTGTTGCCTCTGAAGGATTTCCACAAAGCAGTTGTGGAAAACTCTATGGCTTTGAAGAACATTCTGTCCTCTTATCAAAGCatagttaattttataatacGCACAATCAGCTCAGTGGAGTGCCAAGCGATTGTAATGCATAGTAAATGCGAAACAGCCGCGGTGGCTCTGGGGCGGGTGGAAATCTACTGTCCAGTTCTAATGATGTTGCCCTTAGAAAATATGGAGGAGAAAGAGTTCGAATGCAAATTGAAATTGGCAAAGGCGCTGAACTTGCGGCGCAATTTGCGTGGAATTCTCTACACTCAAGAAATGAATGAGGGAAATTTGAGTCCAATTGAATATGGCATCGAATATGGACGCGTCAGTGGTTTATTGGAAACCGGTGATTTTGTAATTACATTGGAAGTTTGCAAGGAAGATGAGGACGATGTTCAATATGGCGTTAATGAGGACGTAGTCATACTTCGAGCTTTCTATTTGCCACCAATGCCTATcggtgaaaaatttaaatacagttaA